In the genome of Desulfomonilaceae bacterium, one region contains:
- a CDS encoding branched-chain amino acid ABC transporter permease produces the protein MNLVLTLQSLISGIMMGAVYALLGIGFSLTWGVMNVINVSHATFGLLAAFVSYSLFTALGIDPVASMFITIPALFGVALLVYRFLIDPISRAKAVIVSSMILTFGIAIIIENLILLVWGADPRLLTTSYTNKVFSIGPLYFQYPRLVGFGMAVVGVTAIQFFLKKTLTGKAVRAAWQQPEASQLCGINLKRISMITFGIAVASSGAGGVGMAMLYSFEPHSHNLWLIYLFLVVIVGGVGNILGAAFAGLLIGIITGLSMAFLPYQWVNLLTFGLLMLILIFKPQGLFQSEV, from the coding sequence ATGAACCTTGTGTTGACTCTCCAGTCTCTGATTAGTGGGATCATGATGGGCGCGGTTTACGCTCTTCTCGGGATAGGTTTTTCCCTGACATGGGGCGTTATGAACGTCATTAACGTTTCACACGCGACGTTTGGATTGTTGGCCGCGTTTGTTTCATACTCACTTTTCACTGCCTTGGGGATTGATCCCGTCGCATCCATGTTTATTACTATACCTGCTCTGTTCGGTGTCGCTCTGCTTGTGTATCGGTTTTTGATTGATCCGATATCAAGGGCCAAAGCCGTCATTGTGTCGTCAATGATCCTTACGTTTGGCATCGCCATAATAATTGAGAACCTTATACTGTTGGTGTGGGGAGCGGACCCGAGATTACTCACTACTTCCTATACCAACAAGGTTTTCTCAATCGGTCCCTTGTATTTTCAATATCCGCGGCTCGTCGGATTTGGTATGGCTGTGGTCGGTGTGACGGCGATCCAGTTTTTCCTCAAGAAAACTCTTACGGGAAAAGCAGTCAGAGCTGCCTGGCAACAGCCCGAGGCCTCTCAGTTGTGCGGGATCAACCTGAAAAGGATCAGCATGATCACTTTTGGTATCGCCGTAGCGTCATCAGGCGCAGGTGGGGTAGGGATGGCTATGCTATATTCCTTTGAGCCCCATTCCCACAATCTTTGGCTGATTTATCTGTTCCTGGTCGTAATTGTCGGTGGAGTAGGGAACATTCTCGGCGCGGCTTTTGCTGGTCTGTTGATAGGGATTATCACGGGCCTGTCAATGGCGTTTCTTCCCTATCAATGGGTCAATCTTCTAACTTTTGGTCTCCTGATGCTAATCCTCATCTTTAAACCTCAGGGCCTTTTTCAGAGTGAGGTTTGA
- a CDS encoding ABC transporter ATP-binding protein yields the protein MLKGTGIDKYFGGVKALTNLDFELFSGEIVGMIGPNGSGKTTLFNLISGLFKPDRGHISFEGSRISGLPPYKIAAKGIGRTFQIVRPLMDLTLLENVTTAVLYGRSNVRRVEKAQDIAMDILEFTGLSPRSDKLPGQLGLEGRKRLEIARSLGSKPKVLLLDEVFAGMNPKEIEGAIELTFRIRDEFGITVFMVEHVMKAIMTTCDRVIALRHGVKIADGSPESVANNPEVIRAYLGENYVKN from the coding sequence ATACTTTGGTGGGGTAAAGGCTCTCACGAATCTTGATTTTGAATTATTCTCAGGCGAAATAGTCGGGATGATAGGCCCCAATGGGTCTGGAAAAACCACGCTCTTCAACCTTATATCGGGCCTGTTCAAACCTGATAGGGGCCACATATCTTTCGAAGGGTCCAGAATTTCTGGTTTGCCCCCCTACAAAATCGCCGCTAAGGGCATAGGGCGAACCTTTCAGATTGTAAGGCCGTTAATGGATCTTACCCTTTTGGAGAATGTCACAACCGCTGTGCTATATGGCAGATCCAACGTTCGTCGGGTTGAGAAGGCTCAAGACATAGCCATGGACATTCTGGAATTCACCGGTTTGTCTCCGAGATCCGACAAACTACCGGGACAACTTGGGTTGGAGGGACGTAAGAGGTTGGAAATAGCTCGATCCCTTGGTTCAAAACCAAAGGTGCTGCTTCTCGATGAAGTGTTTGCGGGGATGAATCCAAAAGAGATCGAGGGAGCAATCGAGCTGACCTTCAGGATCCGGGACGAATTTGGAATAACCGTTTTCATGGTTGAACATGTCATGAAAGCCATCATGACCACATGCGACAGAGTAATTGCTCTACGGCACGGGGTAAAAATAGCTGATGGTTCACCGGAGTCCGTCGCCAACAATCCAGAGGTGATTCGGGCCTACCTCGGCGAAAACTATGTTAAAAATTGA
- a CDS encoding ABC transporter ATP-binding protein: MLKIDQITVKYQDLTALSDVSLDIEEGKITALIGSNGAGKTTLLNAVSGLRPLSAGIISWENSLISSLSPDEVAALGVIQVPEGRKLFPRMTVEENLQIGAFLPNPRKQALQTMRKVFDLFPRLEERKKQHAGSLSGGEQQMVAIGRALMSLPKLLMLDEPSLGLAPIVTNEIFRIISELNMEGLTFLVVSQEALKTLSISSTAYLLENGRVLLYGPAAQIAGDSRVKESYLGI, translated from the coding sequence ATGTTAAAAATTGATCAAATAACGGTTAAATATCAAGATCTCACTGCTTTATCCGATGTCTCTCTCGATATTGAAGAGGGTAAGATTACGGCGCTCATTGGCTCCAACGGAGCCGGAAAGACTACTCTGCTGAATGCGGTCTCTGGCCTTCGGCCATTGTCAGCCGGGATTATTTCCTGGGAGAATAGCCTCATATCGAGCCTCTCTCCTGACGAGGTAGCCGCTCTTGGGGTTATTCAGGTCCCAGAGGGTCGCAAACTATTTCCGAGAATGACTGTGGAAGAGAATCTTCAGATAGGAGCCTTTCTTCCAAATCCGCGCAAGCAGGCATTACAAACCATGCGTAAGGTTTTTGATCTTTTTCCGAGACTTGAAGAGCGCAAGAAGCAGCATGCCGGAAGCCTCTCGGGCGGTGAACAGCAAATGGTGGCTATAGGAAGAGCGCTCATGAGCCTTCCGAAGCTCCTAATGCTGGATGAGCCTTCCCTTGGGTTGGCTCCGATCGTGACCAATGAGATTTTCAGGATTATCTCCGAGTTGAATATGGAAGGCCTGACATTTCTGGTTGTTTCCCAGGAGGCGCTCAAGACATTGTCCATATCGAGTACGGCTTATCTTTTAGAGAACGGTAGGGTTTTGCTGTACGGCCCGGCGGCTCAGATAGCGGGGGACTCTAGAGTGAAAGAGTCATACCTGGGAATTTGA
- a CDS encoding amino acid ABC transporter substrate-binding protein, producing MLDSRRLIKVVGKLLGTVLMLLMAFSVSDAAEKPILIGGSLPLTGQYAETGQWIERGMKFWAKEINEKGGLLGRPVEFKIYDDESNVNKAVTFAEKAITVDKVDLLFGGYPGTAARAVMPVAEKHKFVYVSMGGHMKSFEQGYSYSFGGPPLMGEWWYEGFFQWLETVPADQRPKKAAVYTMNNPIGAALMESITKWTNKLGIKIVVDEKYNLPLPDATPLIVKAKQMDCDLLFSNGVFPDGVMTVRAAKAMEYNPKAIVQGIGSVLPAWSKELGSDGDYVFSGTSLHNKLNFPGNEKLNEFVKKEYQIDGYPLYFGFGYAWMETLAQAVEGAKTLEQTKIRDWLKANKVNTIAGPMKFDTKGLPDPINFCTQVINGKAELVWPPEVRTAKPVYPKPAWK from the coding sequence ATGCTGGATTCAAGACGTTTAATCAAGGTAGTGGGAAAGCTGCTGGGAACCGTCCTGATGTTACTCATGGCCTTCTCTGTTTCTGATGCCGCTGAGAAACCGATACTGATAGGCGGATCACTGCCTCTCACTGGCCAATATGCCGAGACCGGACAATGGATAGAACGAGGCATGAAATTTTGGGCCAAAGAGATCAACGAGAAAGGGGGATTGTTAGGTCGTCCCGTAGAGTTCAAGATATACGACGATGAGTCGAATGTTAACAAAGCTGTCACATTTGCCGAAAAGGCCATCACAGTCGATAAAGTCGATCTGCTTTTTGGCGGTTATCCTGGAACCGCTGCGAGAGCTGTCATGCCTGTGGCTGAAAAACACAAGTTTGTCTATGTCTCGATGGGCGGACATATGAAAAGTTTTGAACAGGGCTATTCGTATTCTTTCGGCGGACCGCCTCTGATGGGGGAATGGTGGTACGAAGGCTTTTTCCAATGGTTGGAAACGGTACCGGCAGATCAACGACCGAAGAAAGCCGCCGTTTACACCATGAATAATCCGATTGGCGCTGCTTTGATGGAGTCAATAACCAAATGGACCAACAAACTGGGAATCAAGATCGTCGTAGATGAAAAATACAACCTGCCTCTGCCTGACGCCACACCGCTAATTGTAAAGGCCAAACAGATGGATTGTGATCTGCTTTTCTCAAACGGAGTTTTCCCGGATGGAGTCATGACCGTTAGAGCGGCCAAAGCCATGGAATACAATCCTAAAGCCATAGTACAGGGTATAGGATCAGTCTTGCCAGCGTGGAGCAAGGAACTCGGTTCTGACGGTGATTACGTTTTTTCCGGTACGTCACTGCATAATAAATTAAATTTCCCCGGAAACGAAAAACTCAATGAATTTGTAAAAAAGGAATATCAGATCGACGGATATCCTCTTTATTTTGGATTTGGATATGCGTGGATGGAAACATTGGCGCAGGCTGTGGAAGGAGCCAAGACTCTTGAGCAGACCAAGATCCGTGATTGGCTGAAAGCCAATAAGGTCAACACCATAGCCGGTCCGATGAAATTTGACACCAAAGGGCTGCCTGACCCCATCAATTTTTGCACTCAGGTAATCAATGGCAAAGCAGAATTGGTATGGCCGCCGGAAGTTAGAACAGCGAAACCCGTATATCCTAAGCCTGCATGGAAATAG
- a CDS encoding branched-chain amino acid ABC transporter permease, producing the protein MKEAPVGSKRLLLLVSGLILLIASFPCFAPPVYFISFAFNVFLYITLATSWNILGGYTGYLSFGHVAFFGIGAYATAVLGQGLDLSPALTIVASIPAGVVATVVAVIIGFPCLRLRGPYFAVITLCFAFVTELTVRNLDFLGGADGLWLKSLALPIEVSRSIFYELMLVLTIVSLLVARRIEKSKFGAGLRAIKEDEEVAQTMAINTPKLKVMAFGISAFFPGVAGGLYACYLTYIHPDIVFDVNVSILVVLMALFGGGSFWVGPLVGATILTFVNEGLSTFVKAEFARIIYGCLFIVVIIFMPNGVLEFLKDWLEKLRIKSKSVNELNLP; encoded by the coding sequence ATGAAAGAAGCCCCCGTAGGTTCGAAAAGACTTCTTTTACTAGTCTCGGGGCTTATTCTATTAATAGCTTCTTTTCCTTGTTTCGCTCCCCCGGTATATTTTATTTCTTTCGCGTTCAATGTTTTTCTCTATATTACATTGGCGACTTCCTGGAATATTCTAGGCGGTTACACAGGATATTTGTCGTTTGGTCACGTGGCTTTTTTCGGAATAGGCGCATACGCTACCGCTGTATTAGGGCAAGGGCTTGACCTGAGTCCTGCTCTCACGATAGTCGCCTCTATCCCGGCAGGGGTTGTGGCGACAGTCGTCGCTGTCATCATCGGTTTTCCTTGCTTGAGGCTCAGAGGCCCTTATTTTGCCGTAATTACGCTTTGCTTCGCCTTTGTTACAGAACTGACGGTACGAAACCTTGATTTTTTAGGCGGAGCTGATGGTCTGTGGCTGAAGAGCCTTGCTTTGCCTATTGAAGTCAGCAGGTCCATCTTTTACGAACTTATGTTGGTGTTGACTATTGTAAGTCTCCTTGTGGCTCGGAGGATTGAGAAGTCCAAATTCGGAGCTGGGCTTAGAGCGATAAAAGAAGACGAAGAAGTTGCCCAGACCATGGCTATTAACACTCCCAAACTAAAAGTCATGGCTTTTGGGATATCGGCTTTTTTCCCGGGCGTGGCGGGCGGACTTTACGCTTGTTACCTTACCTACATTCATCCGGATATTGTTTTTGACGTCAATGTTTCGATCCTTGTCGTCCTAATGGCGTTATTTGGTGGTGGCTCGTTCTGGGTTGGACCACTGGTCGGCGCAACCATTCTTACATTTGTAAATGAAGGGCTTTCGACCTTTGTTAAGGCAGAATTTGCCAGAATAATTTACGGTTGCCTGTTTATTGTGGTGATAATTTTTATGCCAAACGGCGTGTTGGAGTTTTTGAAGGACTGGCTTGAAAAATTACGGATAAAATCAAAATCGGTCAATGAGTTGAATCTCCCTTGA